The Coffea arabica cultivar ET-39 chromosome 1e, Coffea Arabica ET-39 HiFi, whole genome shotgun sequence genome has a window encoding:
- the LOC113725507 gene encoding uncharacterized protein isoform X5 produces MSMAVEANMVAALLEKLKVDDPWVQPQPWESIPSESGRRQNPSTSRSQSSHGLYPISNLSESSLVRLVLTALQGLESALIAVDQLSALFCSVSADRTFHRISSLWSRSSSTRSLGNLLKSIGQFGCIVFLLHKFVAYFSHLNADGDSGLQTTPKEVNGENKAQSEFKGSVVNQAFAVAVKKILDGYISALNTVHTSVSLRRNLKNSNGGCLTSVGDTEVTVLEVYLHTKGLRTQIEALGNICQICDTAYSFSLSSFEDLSAKANLEFANFPRGGTLLTFLYTQLKVVDPAQIVLLKFLFLQAFEPYYHFIRSWIYGGRMSDPYKEFAMEYVDYLPGYGWANAGISMEFPLSTVRVRDGVTLPCFLEDFLIPLLRAGQQLQVVMKLLDLCYSLGTYNNAQEEILPFLDEFSNEYPFFASPLTFDKETMGRMALARSSYYQRMLEKVDNVLTRFGFRSQKESPYTIQFFFSKNHGRNPKHAEATLDDNLVPAVMEEDAGIFQNEASSTADELSCAEDLLESSESSSLNSFDEHNDSEQMPNDNMGFQPSYLSSVSFSFGLSAENSVWKPFKSEISCFSENFSKVGEKTQEACHGMDSYYEGSNMNRNSSTLQFAEQNLLLSAESKIINIEPDECLRAGCMADSLSYLNGGNNSGTWFDMTGSALEVRKSMLGECKASMLNCSDTTLPRIAITEMTKNRHQHGDGNCASSNSLCVQPWTSKYNTSLLSMNPTLMKGSFINNNDMLEERGLKYKDPLSYFDFTSVRDPCQVCQEKLASTSGRECGFGNSIPTETTADAAIITSDYYCKDCINKDKEERMKRSLVYLSSHSVMDRGKDALCADLTGGSDWETILACFGTNTNVTEKGYRTSSSAVFDMPLDYVIEKCLWEEILLQYKYVSRLTLKLLEEGFDLQEHLLALRRYHFMELADWADLFIMSLWHHKWHVMEVDKRILEIQGILELSVQRSSCEGDFNKDRLYVYIKGDCVMPLSASAKGIRSFDFLGLGYRVDWPVSIILTPDALKIYSNIFNFLIQVKLAVFSLSDAWCSLKLVPDLDHKTALPKGICKIPLISNSETQKKRVLENLLAFVSKLAGGGTHVMLLEFWVTLRDCQQNV; encoded by the exons ATGTCAATGGCGGTGGAGGCGAATATGGTGGCGGCATTGTTGGAGAAGCTCAAGGTCGATGATCCATGGGTGCAACCACAACCATGGGAATCAATCCCTTCCGAGAGCGGCCGCCGCCAAAATCCTTCGACTTCTCGTTCTCAGTCCTCCCATGGCCTCTATCCCATTTCCAATCTCTCC GAGTCTAGTTTAGTGAGGTTGGTACTGACTGCTCTGCAGGGGTTAGAATCGGCTCTGATTGCTGTTGACCAACTCTCTGCGCTGTTTTGTTCAGTTTCAGCAGATAGAACTTTCCATAGAATCTCAAGTTTGTGGAGTAGGTCTTCGAGCACTCGTTCTTTGGGAAATTTACTAAAATCCATTGGCCAATTTGGCTGCATTGTTTTCCTCCTCCACAAATTTGTTGCatatttttctcatttaaatgctGATGGAGATTCAGGATTACAAACAACTCCGAAGGAGGTTAATGGAGAGAACAAAGCACAGTCGGAATTTAAAGGCAGTGTTGTCAATCAGGCATTTGCAGTTGCTGTGAAAAAGATCTTAGATGGCTATATCTCTGCCCTGAATACAGTACACACTTCAGTGAGTTTGAGGCGTAATTTGAAGAACTCTAATGGTGGCTGTCTAACAAGTGTTGGTGATACTGAAGTTACAGTATTGGAGGTTTATTTGCATACAAAAGGGCTAAGAACCCAGATAGAAGCCCTTGGAAATATTTGTCAGATATGTGATACAGCTTATAGTTTCTCGCTATCATCTTTTGAAGATTTAAGTGCTAAAGCAAACCTGGAATTTGCCAATTTTCCAAGAGGTGGTACTTTGTTGACCTTTCTGTATACACAACTAAAG GTTGTTGATCCAGCTCAGATTGTTCTACTCAAGTTTCTTTTTCTCCAGGCATTTGAACCATACTATCATTTTATTAGGTCATGGATTTATGGAGGCAGAATGAGTGATCCATACAAAGAGTTTGCGATGGAATATGTTGATTATCTACCGGGTTATGGATGGGCTAATGCTGGAATTTCTATGGAATTCCCATTAAGCACTGTCAGG GTCCGGGATGGAGTTACTTTACCATGTTTTCTTGAAGATTTTTTGATTCCACTTCTCAGAGCTGGTCAGCAGCTTCAAGTTGTAATGAAGCTGCTTGACTTGTGTTACAGTCTTGGCACATATAACAATGCTCAAGAGGAGATTCTTCCTTTCTTGGATGAGTTTTCAAATGAATATCCATTTTTTGCTTCCCCATTGACATTTGACAAAGAAACCATGGGAAGAATGGCACTTGCAAGAAGCAGTTACTACCAAAGGATGCTTGAAAAAGTGGACAATGTTCTAACTAGATTTGGATTTAGATCTCAAAAG GAATCTCCCTACACTATTCAGTTCTTTTTTTCGAAAAACCATGGAAGAAATCCAAAGCATGCAGAGGCTACGCTGGATGATAACTTGGTTCCTGCTGTAATGGAAGA GGATGCcggcatttttcaaaatgaggCTTCTAGCACTGCAGACGAGTTGTCGTGTGCGGAGGATCTGTTGGAATCATCTGAATCATCATCTCTTAACAGTTTTGACGAGCACAATGATTCTGAACAGATGCCTAATGATAATATGGGATTTCAACCAAGTTATTTATCTTCTGTGAGCTTCAGCTTTGGTTTATCTGCTGAGAATTCAGTATGGAAGCCTTTCAAAAGTGAGATTTCATGCTTCTCAGAGAATTTTTCCAAAGTAGGTGAAAAAACACAGGAAGCTTGTCATGGCATGGATTCCTATTATGAAGGATCCAATATGAACAGAAATTCTTCCACTCTTCAATTTGCAGAGCAGAACTTGTTACTGAGTGCTGAGTCCAAAATTATCAACATTGAACCTGATGAATGCCTGCGAGCTGGCTGCATGGCTGACAGTCTCTCCTATTTGAATGGAGGAAACAATAGTGGTACATGGTTTGATATGACTGGTTCAGCACTGGAAGTGAGAAAGAGCATGCTTGGAGAGTGCAAGGCAAGCATGTTAAATTGTAGCGACACTACACTCCCAAGAATTGCTATCACAGAAATGACGAAAAATAGGCACCAGCATGGAGATGGAAATTGTGCTTCATCAAATTCGTTATGTGTGCAGCCATGGACCTCTAAATACAATACGAGTTTGCTGAGTATGAACCCAACTTTGATGAAAGGCTCTTTCATTAATAACAATGACATGCTTGAAGAGAGAGGGTTGAAGTATAAAGATCCTTTATCTTACTTTGATTTCACATCTGTGAGAGATCCTTGTCAAGTTTGTCAGGAAAAGTTGGCTTCCACTTCTGGACGTGAGTGCGGATTCGGAAATTCAATACCAACTGAGACTACAGCTGATGCTGCAATCATTACAAGTGATTACTATTGTAAAGACTGCATTAACAAGGACAAAGAGGAAAGGATGAAAAGATCCCTGGTTTATCTCTCATCACATTCAGTGATGGATAGGGGGAAAGATGCCTTATGTGCTGACCTTACTGGTGGAAGTGACTGGGAAACTATACTTGCTTGTTTTGGCACCAACACTAATGTTACTGAAAAAGGTTACAGGACAAGTTCATCGGCTGTCTTTGATATGCCGCTGGATTATGTTATTGAAAAATGCCTCTGGGAGGAGATTTTGCTTCA GTATAAGTATGTAAGCAGGCTAACACTCAAGTTGCTTGAAGAAGGATTTGATTTGCAAGAGCATCTGTTAGCACTGCGGCGATATCACTTTATGGAACTAGCAGACTGGGCAGATTTGTTTATCATGTCTCTGTGGCATCAT AAGTGGCATGTCATGGAAGTTGATAAAAGAATTCTAGAAATCCAGGGGATACTCGAGTTGTCAGTTCAGAGGTCTTCATGTGAAGGAGACTTTAACAAGGACCGTTTATATGTTTATATCAAAGGAGATTGTGTGATGCCACTTTCAGCTTCTGCCAAAG GAATACGGTCATTTGATTTTTTAGGTTTGGGGTACAGAGTGGATTGGCCTGTTAGTATCATTTTGACGCCAGATGCATTGAAGATTTATTCCAACATTTTCAATTTTCTGATACAAGTCAAGCTTGCTGTTTTCTCTTTAAGTGATGCATGGTGCTCATTAAAG TTGGTTCCAGATTTGGATCACAAGACAGCTCTGCCAAAGggaatatgcaaaataccactTATCTCCAATTcggaaacccaaaaaaaaagggttttggAAAACCTTTTGGCATTTGTGTCAAAGTTAGCAGGAGGCGGAACACATGTAATGTTACTTGAATTTTGGGTGACTCTAAGAGACTGCCAACAAAATGTCTGA
- the LOC113725507 gene encoding uncharacterized protein isoform X4: MSMAVEANMVAALLEKLKVDDPWVQPQPWESIPSESGRRQNPSTSRSQSSHGLYPISNLSESSLVRLVLTALQGLESALIAVDQLSALFCSVSADRTFHRISSLWSRSSSTRSLGNLLKSIGQFGCIVFLLHKFVAYFSHLNADGDSGLQTTPKEVNGENKAQSEFKGSVVNQAFAVAVKKILDGYISALNTVHTSVSLRRNLKNSNGGCLTSVGDTEVTVLEVYLHTKGLRTQIEALGNICQICDTAYSFSLSSFEDLSAKANLEFANFPRGGTLLTFLYTQLKVVDPAQIVLLKFLFLQAFEPYYHFIRSWIYGGRMSDPYKEFAMEYVDYLPGYGWANAGISMEFPLSTVRVRDGVTLPCFLEDFLIPLLRAGQQLQVVMKLLDLCYSLGTYNNAQEEILPFLDEFSNEYPFFASPLTFDKETMGRMALARSSYYQRMLEKVDNVLTRFGFRSQKESPYTIQFFFSKNHGRNPKHAEATLDDNLVPAVMEEDAGIFQNEASSTADELSCAEDLLESSESSSLNSFDEHNDSEQMPNDNMGFQPSYLSSVSFSFGLSAENSVWKPFKSEISCFSENFSKVGEKTQEACHGMDSYYEGSNMNRNSSTLQFAEQNLLLSAESKIINIEPDECLRAGCMADSLSYLNGGNNSGTWFDMTGSALEVRKSMLGECKASMLNCSDTTLPRIAITEMTKNRHQHGDGNCASSNSLCVQPWTSKYNTSLLSMNPTLMKGSFINNNDMLEERGLKYKDPLSYFDFTSVRDPCQVCQEKLASTSGRECGFGNSIPTETTADAAIITSDYYCKDCINKDKEERMKRSLVYLSSHSVMDRGKDALCADLTGGSDWETILACFGTNTNVTEKGYRTSSSAVFDMPLDYVIEKCLWEEILLQYKYVSRLTLKLLEEGFDLQEHLLALRRYHFMELADWADLFIMSLWHHKWHVMEVDKRILEIQGILELSVQRSSCEGDFNKDRLYVYIKGDCVMPLSASAKGIRSFDFLGLGYRVDWPVSIILTPDALKIYSNIFNFLIQVKLAVFSLSDAWCSLKDIVKLTRWSEPSDRLKPTLQHISALTETRYQVFHFITTLQQYVQSKLSHVSWRKFSDSLKHKVKDIIDLEAVHMEYLTESLHIALWRLGPAERTQSFVKLTLYRC, encoded by the exons ATGTCAATGGCGGTGGAGGCGAATATGGTGGCGGCATTGTTGGAGAAGCTCAAGGTCGATGATCCATGGGTGCAACCACAACCATGGGAATCAATCCCTTCCGAGAGCGGCCGCCGCCAAAATCCTTCGACTTCTCGTTCTCAGTCCTCCCATGGCCTCTATCCCATTTCCAATCTCTCC GAGTCTAGTTTAGTGAGGTTGGTACTGACTGCTCTGCAGGGGTTAGAATCGGCTCTGATTGCTGTTGACCAACTCTCTGCGCTGTTTTGTTCAGTTTCAGCAGATAGAACTTTCCATAGAATCTCAAGTTTGTGGAGTAGGTCTTCGAGCACTCGTTCTTTGGGAAATTTACTAAAATCCATTGGCCAATTTGGCTGCATTGTTTTCCTCCTCCACAAATTTGTTGCatatttttctcatttaaatgctGATGGAGATTCAGGATTACAAACAACTCCGAAGGAGGTTAATGGAGAGAACAAAGCACAGTCGGAATTTAAAGGCAGTGTTGTCAATCAGGCATTTGCAGTTGCTGTGAAAAAGATCTTAGATGGCTATATCTCTGCCCTGAATACAGTACACACTTCAGTGAGTTTGAGGCGTAATTTGAAGAACTCTAATGGTGGCTGTCTAACAAGTGTTGGTGATACTGAAGTTACAGTATTGGAGGTTTATTTGCATACAAAAGGGCTAAGAACCCAGATAGAAGCCCTTGGAAATATTTGTCAGATATGTGATACAGCTTATAGTTTCTCGCTATCATCTTTTGAAGATTTAAGTGCTAAAGCAAACCTGGAATTTGCCAATTTTCCAAGAGGTGGTACTTTGTTGACCTTTCTGTATACACAACTAAAG GTTGTTGATCCAGCTCAGATTGTTCTACTCAAGTTTCTTTTTCTCCAGGCATTTGAACCATACTATCATTTTATTAGGTCATGGATTTATGGAGGCAGAATGAGTGATCCATACAAAGAGTTTGCGATGGAATATGTTGATTATCTACCGGGTTATGGATGGGCTAATGCTGGAATTTCTATGGAATTCCCATTAAGCACTGTCAGG GTCCGGGATGGAGTTACTTTACCATGTTTTCTTGAAGATTTTTTGATTCCACTTCTCAGAGCTGGTCAGCAGCTTCAAGTTGTAATGAAGCTGCTTGACTTGTGTTACAGTCTTGGCACATATAACAATGCTCAAGAGGAGATTCTTCCTTTCTTGGATGAGTTTTCAAATGAATATCCATTTTTTGCTTCCCCATTGACATTTGACAAAGAAACCATGGGAAGAATGGCACTTGCAAGAAGCAGTTACTACCAAAGGATGCTTGAAAAAGTGGACAATGTTCTAACTAGATTTGGATTTAGATCTCAAAAG GAATCTCCCTACACTATTCAGTTCTTTTTTTCGAAAAACCATGGAAGAAATCCAAAGCATGCAGAGGCTACGCTGGATGATAACTTGGTTCCTGCTGTAATGGAAGA GGATGCcggcatttttcaaaatgaggCTTCTAGCACTGCAGACGAGTTGTCGTGTGCGGAGGATCTGTTGGAATCATCTGAATCATCATCTCTTAACAGTTTTGACGAGCACAATGATTCTGAACAGATGCCTAATGATAATATGGGATTTCAACCAAGTTATTTATCTTCTGTGAGCTTCAGCTTTGGTTTATCTGCTGAGAATTCAGTATGGAAGCCTTTCAAAAGTGAGATTTCATGCTTCTCAGAGAATTTTTCCAAAGTAGGTGAAAAAACACAGGAAGCTTGTCATGGCATGGATTCCTATTATGAAGGATCCAATATGAACAGAAATTCTTCCACTCTTCAATTTGCAGAGCAGAACTTGTTACTGAGTGCTGAGTCCAAAATTATCAACATTGAACCTGATGAATGCCTGCGAGCTGGCTGCATGGCTGACAGTCTCTCCTATTTGAATGGAGGAAACAATAGTGGTACATGGTTTGATATGACTGGTTCAGCACTGGAAGTGAGAAAGAGCATGCTTGGAGAGTGCAAGGCAAGCATGTTAAATTGTAGCGACACTACACTCCCAAGAATTGCTATCACAGAAATGACGAAAAATAGGCACCAGCATGGAGATGGAAATTGTGCTTCATCAAATTCGTTATGTGTGCAGCCATGGACCTCTAAATACAATACGAGTTTGCTGAGTATGAACCCAACTTTGATGAAAGGCTCTTTCATTAATAACAATGACATGCTTGAAGAGAGAGGGTTGAAGTATAAAGATCCTTTATCTTACTTTGATTTCACATCTGTGAGAGATCCTTGTCAAGTTTGTCAGGAAAAGTTGGCTTCCACTTCTGGACGTGAGTGCGGATTCGGAAATTCAATACCAACTGAGACTACAGCTGATGCTGCAATCATTACAAGTGATTACTATTGTAAAGACTGCATTAACAAGGACAAAGAGGAAAGGATGAAAAGATCCCTGGTTTATCTCTCATCACATTCAGTGATGGATAGGGGGAAAGATGCCTTATGTGCTGACCTTACTGGTGGAAGTGACTGGGAAACTATACTTGCTTGTTTTGGCACCAACACTAATGTTACTGAAAAAGGTTACAGGACAAGTTCATCGGCTGTCTTTGATATGCCGCTGGATTATGTTATTGAAAAATGCCTCTGGGAGGAGATTTTGCTTCA GTATAAGTATGTAAGCAGGCTAACACTCAAGTTGCTTGAAGAAGGATTTGATTTGCAAGAGCATCTGTTAGCACTGCGGCGATATCACTTTATGGAACTAGCAGACTGGGCAGATTTGTTTATCATGTCTCTGTGGCATCAT AAGTGGCATGTCATGGAAGTTGATAAAAGAATTCTAGAAATCCAGGGGATACTCGAGTTGTCAGTTCAGAGGTCTTCATGTGAAGGAGACTTTAACAAGGACCGTTTATATGTTTATATCAAAGGAGATTGTGTGATGCCACTTTCAGCTTCTGCCAAAG GAATACGGTCATTTGATTTTTTAGGTTTGGGGTACAGAGTGGATTGGCCTGTTAGTATCATTTTGACGCCAGATGCATTGAAGATTTATTCCAACATTTTCAATTTTCTGATACAAGTCAAGCTTGCTGTTTTCTCTTTAAGTGATGCATGGTGCTCATTAAAG GACATAGTAAAGTTGACTAGGTGGAGTGAACCTTCTGATCGGCTTAAGCCTACTCTTCAACATATTTCTGCTTTGACTGAAACCAG ATATCAAGTTTTTCATTTCATAACCACACTGCAGCAATATGTTCAATCAAAATTATCCCATGTATCTTGGCGCAAGTTTTCAGACTCTCTTAAGCACAAG